From Mesobacillus boroniphilus, the proteins below share one genomic window:
- the katG gene encoding catalase/peroxidase HPI translates to MDKDTAKVGKCPFTHGGATSHKTSGTTNRDWWPNQLQLNILHQHDRKSNPMGEDFNYTEEFKKLDYDSLKQDLNDLMTDSQDWWPADYGHYGPLFIRMAWHSAGTYRIGDGRGGGGTGSQRFAPLNSWPDNGNLDKARRLLWPIKQKYGSKISWADLMLLAGNVAIESMGGKTVGFGAGRPDIWQPEEDTYWGVESEWLGDKRYTGDRELENPLAAVQMGLIYVNPEGPNGKPDPVAAARDIRETFARMGMNDEETVALIAGGHTFGKAHGAGDAANVGPEPEAASIEELGLGWKNSYGSGRGRDTITSGLEGAWTANPTQWDNGYFDLLFGYDWWLTKSPAGAYQWLAVDPAEKDLAPDAEDSSVKVPTMMLTTDIALRHDPDYEKVARRFHQNPEEFADAFAGAWFKLLHRDMGPKSRYIGPEVPEEDYIWQDPVPAVDYELTDEEVEKIKELILDSGLTISELVTTAWASASTFRGSDFRGGANGARIRLAPQKDWEVNQPEQLSKVLNALEDIQSHLDKKVSLADLIVLGGSAAIEKAARNAGFEVTVPFAPGRGDATEEQTDADGFAVLEPYADGFRNYQKKQYGVSPEELLLDKAQLLNLSAPEMTALIGGMRVLGTNHGGTQHGVFTDRIGTLTNDFFVNLLDMGVQWKPADGGVYEGRDRKTGGVVRTATRVDLVFGSNSQLRAIAEVYAQDDNKEKFVRDFIAAWVKVMNADRFDLNEKARETSELARTR, encoded by the coding sequence ATGGACAAGGATACTGCAAAAGTTGGAAAATGCCCGTTTACTCACGGGGGTGCTACTAGTCATAAAACCAGCGGGACGACGAATAGGGACTGGTGGCCAAACCAGTTACAATTGAATATTCTCCATCAGCATGATCGAAAATCCAATCCTATGGGAGAAGATTTTAATTATACGGAAGAGTTTAAGAAGCTGGACTATGACTCTCTAAAGCAGGACCTAAACGACCTCATGACAGACAGTCAGGACTGGTGGCCGGCTGACTATGGACATTATGGGCCATTATTCATCCGGATGGCCTGGCATTCCGCGGGTACTTATCGTATTGGTGATGGTCGTGGCGGCGGTGGAACTGGATCACAACGTTTCGCACCTCTAAACAGCTGGCCTGACAACGGCAACCTTGATAAAGCCCGTCGACTGTTATGGCCGATCAAGCAGAAGTATGGCAGCAAGATTTCCTGGGCTGACTTGATGTTGCTGGCAGGTAATGTGGCAATTGAATCCATGGGCGGCAAGACAGTGGGATTTGGCGCAGGGCGGCCGGATATTTGGCAACCGGAAGAAGACACTTATTGGGGTGTTGAATCGGAGTGGCTGGGAGATAAACGTTACACAGGTGATCGTGAGTTGGAGAATCCGCTTGCTGCCGTGCAAATGGGTCTTATTTATGTGAACCCGGAAGGCCCGAATGGTAAGCCGGATCCCGTTGCAGCCGCTCGGGACATACGCGAAACCTTTGCACGTATGGGAATGAACGATGAAGAAACGGTAGCACTCATTGCAGGCGGCCATACTTTTGGAAAAGCCCATGGTGCAGGAGACGCGGCCAATGTTGGTCCAGAACCAGAAGCTGCTTCTATCGAGGAGCTGGGCTTGGGCTGGAAAAACTCATACGGAAGCGGCAGGGGACGTGATACCATCACCAGCGGTCTTGAAGGAGCCTGGACGGCAAATCCAACACAGTGGGATAACGGATACTTTGATTTACTGTTCGGATATGATTGGTGGCTGACAAAGAGTCCAGCAGGTGCCTATCAATGGTTGGCTGTGGACCCTGCTGAGAAGGACCTTGCACCAGATGCGGAAGATTCATCTGTAAAAGTTCCAACCATGATGCTTACGACCGATATTGCCTTGCGCCATGATCCTGATTACGAAAAGGTCGCCCGTCGATTCCATCAGAATCCTGAAGAATTTGCTGATGCATTTGCAGGTGCGTGGTTTAAATTATTACATCGTGACATGGGCCCTAAATCAAGATATATAGGTCCTGAAGTCCCGGAAGAAGACTATATCTGGCAGGATCCTGTTCCAGCTGTTGATTATGAATTGACGGATGAAGAAGTAGAAAAGATAAAGGAATTGATCCTCGACTCTGGTCTGACAATCAGCGAGTTAGTTACAACGGCCTGGGCTTCAGCAAGTACCTTCCGTGGCTCGGACTTCCGTGGAGGAGCGAATGGTGCTCGTATCCGTCTTGCTCCACAAAAGGATTGGGAAGTGAATCAGCCGGAACAGCTTTCAAAGGTTCTAAATGCACTGGAAGACATTCAAAGTCATCTGGATAAGAAAGTTAGTCTTGCCGATTTGATTGTCCTGGGTGGAAGTGCTGCGATTGAGAAAGCCGCTCGAAACGCAGGCTTTGAAGTAACCGTTCCATTTGCTCCTGGGCGTGGGGATGCGACAGAAGAGCAAACAGATGCAGACGGATTTGCGGTGCTGGAGCCTTATGCCGATGGATTCCGCAACTATCAGAAAAAACAGTATGGTGTGAGTCCGGAAGAGCTGTTGCTGGACAAGGCACAGCTATTGAACCTTAGTGCGCCGGAAATGACGGCACTGATTGGCGGAATGCGTGTCCTCGGAACGAACCATGGCGGTACTCAACACGGCGTATTTACTGACCGAATAGGCACACTTACAAATGATTTCTTTGTAAACCTGCTGGATATGGGAGTCCAATGGAAGCCTGCAGATGGGGGGGTATATGAAGGGCGTGACCGTAAGACAGGTGGGGTTGTGCGTACAGCCACCAGAGTCGACCTGGTTTTCGGTTCAAACTCACAACTGCGCGCCATTGCAGAAGTTTATGCTCAGGACGATAATAAAGAGAAGTTTGTGCGCGACTTTATTGCCGCATGGGTCAAGGTCATGAATGCAGATCGTTTTGACCTGAATGAAAAGGCTCGTGAGACTTCGGAATTAGCACGCACACGATAA
- the sstT gene encoding serine/threonine transporter SstT codes for MKNLLKTWNQVSLVKQIIAGMLIGIILAITIPELAKPVAILGSLFVGALKAVAPVLVLFLVMSAIAQHKRGQKTNMKTIISLYLLGTFAAGLIAVIASFMFPVSLKLIAGAEGMTPPGSVVEVLKTVLLNIVDNPVNAIMNANYIGILAWAVLVGLALKNAADSTKTVIGNLSDAMSKIVTWVIKFAPLGIMGLVFDSITTNGLSSLLGYGKLLAVLIGCMLVVALVVNPLIVFTMIRQNPYPLVFKCLKESGITAFFTRSSASNIPVNIKICEELGLDKDSYSVSIPLGATINMAGAAVTISVMTLAAVHTLGIQVDIPTAILLSVMAAISAAGASGVAGGSLLLIPLASSLFGIPNDVAMQVVAVGFIIGVLQDSFETALNSSTDVLFTAAVEFKKWRKEGKIIEIKKAA; via the coding sequence ATGAAAAATTTACTGAAGACGTGGAATCAAGTAAGCCTGGTGAAACAGATCATTGCGGGTATGTTAATTGGTATTATCCTTGCAATAACGATACCGGAATTAGCAAAGCCGGTTGCTATTTTAGGGTCTTTATTTGTAGGTGCACTGAAAGCAGTTGCCCCTGTATTAGTATTATTCCTGGTTATGTCGGCGATTGCCCAGCATAAACGCGGACAGAAAACAAACATGAAAACGATTATTTCTTTATATCTTCTAGGAACATTTGCGGCAGGACTTATTGCGGTTATTGCTAGTTTTATGTTCCCGGTAAGCTTGAAGCTTATAGCTGGCGCTGAGGGCATGACGCCTCCTGGAAGTGTAGTTGAGGTTCTTAAAACCGTATTGCTTAACATTGTTGATAATCCTGTTAATGCTATTATGAATGCTAATTATATCGGTATTTTAGCCTGGGCAGTCTTAGTCGGCCTTGCTCTAAAAAATGCGGCTGATTCAACAAAAACAGTTATTGGGAATTTATCCGATGCAATGTCCAAGATTGTTACATGGGTGATAAAATTCGCTCCACTTGGCATCATGGGCCTTGTATTTGATTCTATTACAACAAACGGACTTAGCTCTTTGCTAGGCTATGGAAAACTACTTGCCGTTCTGATTGGCTGCATGCTTGTTGTGGCCCTTGTCGTCAATCCGCTAATCGTGTTCACCATGATCAGGCAAAATCCATATCCGCTTGTCTTCAAATGTTTGAAAGAAAGCGGAATTACAGCGTTCTTTACTCGCAGTTCAGCTTCAAATATCCCTGTTAATATTAAAATTTGTGAGGAGTTAGGCTTGGACAAGGATTCATATTCTGTTTCCATTCCATTAGGCGCAACCATCAATATGGCTGGAGCCGCCGTGACGATTTCTGTTATGACACTGGCTGCCGTTCATACACTTGGCATTCAGGTTGACATTCCTACTGCTATTCTTCTAAGTGTTATGGCTGCCATCAGTGCTGCGGGTGCTTCAGGTGTTGCCGGCGGTTCACTGCTGCTGATTCCTCTCGCATCCAGCTTGTTCGGCATTCCAAATGATGTCGCCATGCAGGTAGTTGCTGTAGGTTTTATCATCGGTGTTTTACAGGATTCTTTTGAGACAGCCCTTAACTCATCGACAGACGTTCTGTTCACGGCTGCAGTGGAATTTAAGAAATGGCGTAAAGAAGGAAAAATCATCGAAATCAAAAAAGCAGCATAA
- a CDS encoding Crp/Fnr family transcriptional regulator — protein MSNARVINIHPLSELQEFDIFSSISIKTLQKYLPYFYYRTYKKNQCLFMEGDPRDKIFFLLEGYVAFERGSEEGKMLYLDIVKSKQMFPYGGIFEEKTYHETATALTDIKVFFIQTTVMEELLKKNPKQLLNIIAKLTKILNLHKDRVEKILIPNAQERVLHTLQFLMDDLGEKKGEEVVIPCPLTAFCISKISGTTRETVSLIMNQLKREGIISIKSKVITIHETEYLRNI, from the coding sequence ATGTCCAATGCAAGAGTTATCAATATCCATCCGTTATCGGAATTACAGGAATTTGATATTTTCTCATCGATCTCAATTAAGACACTCCAGAAATACCTCCCATATTTTTATTATCGGACCTATAAAAAAAATCAATGTTTGTTCATGGAAGGGGATCCTAGAGATAAAATTTTTTTTCTGCTTGAAGGATATGTCGCTTTTGAAAGAGGCAGCGAAGAGGGGAAAATGCTCTATTTGGATATCGTCAAAAGTAAGCAAATGTTCCCGTATGGTGGGATTTTTGAAGAAAAGACATATCATGAGACTGCTACCGCATTGACGGATATCAAAGTTTTTTTTATCCAGACAACGGTCATGGAAGAATTATTAAAGAAAAACCCGAAACAATTATTGAACATTATCGCTAAATTGACGAAAATACTGAATCTCCATAAAGATCGGGTGGAAAAAATCCTCATTCCAAATGCACAGGAAAGAGTGCTCCATACGCTTCAATTCCTGATGGATGATCTAGGGGAAAAGAAAGGTGAGGAAGTTGTCATACCTTGTCCTCTCACGGCTTTCTGCATTTCCAAGATTTCAGGTACGACAAGAGAAACAGTCAGCCTCATCATGAACCAGCTGAAAAGGGAAGGAATTATATCTATAAAGTCTAAAGTGATCACAATCCATGAGACTGAATATTTAAGGAATATTTAA
- a CDS encoding tRNA dihydrouridine synthase, with protein MKENFWRDLPRPFFILAPMEEVTDVVFRHVVSEAARPDVFFTEFTNSDSYCHPDGIKSVQGRLTFTEDEQPIVAHIWGDKPEFFRQMSIGMAEMGFKGLDINMGCPVPNVTQNGKGSGLIRRPEVAAELIQAAKAGGLPVSVKTRLGFSDLDEWRGWLTHILEQDIANLSIHLRTRDEMSKVPAHWELIPEIKKLRDEVAPDTLLTINGDIPDRQTGLKLVEQYGVDGVMIGRGIFHNPFAFEMEKKDHSSDGLLDLLRLHMDLHDKYSHLELRPFTALHRFFKIYVKGFRGASELRNQLMNTKSTDEVRELLDQFASKNLD; from the coding sequence ATGAAAGAAAATTTCTGGCGTGATTTACCACGACCATTTTTTATATTGGCACCAATGGAAGAAGTGACGGATGTTGTTTTTCGCCATGTGGTGAGTGAAGCAGCGAGACCTGATGTGTTTTTTACAGAGTTTACAAACTCGGATAGTTATTGTCACCCAGATGGCATCAAAAGTGTGCAGGGACGTTTGACTTTTACAGAGGATGAACAGCCAATTGTCGCTCATATCTGGGGAGACAAGCCTGAATTTTTCCGGCAAATGAGTATTGGTATGGCGGAAATGGGCTTTAAGGGTCTTGATATCAATATGGGCTGTCCTGTCCCTAATGTGACGCAGAACGGGAAGGGTAGCGGCCTGATCCGTCGTCCGGAAGTTGCAGCTGAATTAATACAAGCGGCAAAAGCAGGAGGATTGCCGGTAAGTGTAAAGACAAGGCTTGGCTTCTCGGATTTAGACGAATGGCGAGGCTGGCTGACACACATATTGGAGCAAGACATTGCGAATCTTTCCATTCATCTGCGTACAAGGGATGAAATGAGCAAAGTGCCTGCGCATTGGGAGCTGATCCCGGAGATTAAGAAGCTCCGTGATGAGGTGGCACCGGATACCCTTTTGACCATCAATGGGGATATTCCTGACCGACAGACTGGTTTGAAGCTTGTTGAACAATATGGTGTTGATGGGGTGATGATCGGGCGTGGCATTTTCCATAATCCATTTGCCTTTGAAATGGAGAAGAAAGATCATAGCAGTGATGGATTGCTTGACCTCTTAAGATTGCATATGGATCTCCATGATAAATATTCGCATTTAGAGCTGCGACCGTTCACGGCTCTTCATCGTTTTTTCAAAATTTATGTCAAAGGATTCCGCGGGGCGAGTGAATTAAGAAATCAATTAATGAACACAAAATCAACAGATGAAGTGCGTGAATTGCTTGATCAATTTGCGTCAAAGAATCTTGATTGA
- the argF gene encoding ornithine carbamoyltransferase, giving the protein MVTVVSNFQGKSFLAEKDFSKEEFVYLIDLALKLKEEKQNGIPHRHLEGKNIALLFEKPSTRTRCAFTVACTDLGAHPEYLGKDDIQLGKKESIEDTAKVLGRMFDGIEFRGFEHRKVEMLAEHSGVPVWNGLTDLWHPTQTLADFLTVKENFGRLAGIKFVYVGDGRNNVANSLLIGGALVGMDVRICAPESLFPASEIVELANELAKDSGGRVTITSDVAEGVREADVIYTDVWVSMGEEDKFAERIELLSPYQVNMEMMKMTGNEKAIFLHCLPAFHDLETSYGKDIYNNHGLAEMEVTDEVFRSEHSKVFDQAENRMHTIKAVMAATLGNIS; this is encoded by the coding sequence ATGGTAACAGTAGTTTCTAATTTTCAAGGTAAAAGTTTCTTGGCTGAAAAGGATTTTTCAAAGGAAGAGTTTGTTTATTTGATCGACCTGGCTTTGAAATTGAAAGAAGAAAAACAGAACGGGATTCCTCACCGTCATCTTGAAGGCAAGAATATTGCACTGCTATTCGAAAAGCCATCAACCCGGACTCGCTGTGCTTTTACAGTGGCATGTACAGACTTAGGTGCACACCCTGAATATTTAGGAAAAGATGATATTCAATTAGGAAAAAAAGAATCGATTGAAGATACCGCAAAGGTCTTGGGGCGTATGTTTGATGGAATTGAATTCCGCGGATTCGAACATCGTAAAGTCGAGATGCTGGCAGAGCACTCAGGTGTCCCTGTCTGGAATGGATTGACTGATTTATGGCATCCGACTCAAACACTTGCTGATTTCCTCACTGTGAAAGAAAACTTTGGACGACTTGCAGGAATTAAATTTGTTTATGTCGGTGATGGCCGAAACAATGTTGCCAATAGTCTTCTTATTGGTGGAGCACTTGTCGGCATGGATGTAAGGATCTGTGCTCCTGAGTCTTTGTTCCCGGCTTCTGAGATTGTCGAATTAGCGAATGAGTTGGCGAAGGATTCCGGAGGCCGTGTCACAATTACAAGCGATGTAGCGGAAGGAGTCAGAGAAGCAGATGTTATTTACACAGACGTCTGGGTGTCAATGGGAGAGGAAGACAAGTTTGCTGAAAGAATCGAGCTGTTGTCTCCATATCAGGTTAACATGGAAATGATGAAAATGACAGGAAATGAAAAAGCCATCTTCCTGCACTGTCTTCCTGCCTTCCATGATCTTGAAACAAGCTACGGAAAAGACATCTACAACAATCATGGACTCGCTGAAATGGAAGTGACAGATGAAGTATTCAGAAGCGAACACTCAAAAGTTTTTGATCAGGCTGAAAACAGGATGCATACAATAAAAGCTGTGATGGCAGCTACGCTTGGGAACATAAGCTGA
- a CDS encoding sodium-dependent bicarbonate transport family permease gives MNEIILQNLLSPVVLFFVLGILAAIVKSDLKFPNGLSEGLSIYLLIAIGIKGGIELSHYSIESVLAPILGALFLGIIIPVVTLVFMRVIKMDLKNSIGLAATYGSISIVTYGAAITFLDESGTSYEGFMNALVVLMESPAILVSLLLLKIVESKKDLSVYSTRNLGFIPAYSNLIDKEVLRESIFGKSILLLVGSLLIGWALGESAVPMVKPLFIDLYSSVLILFLLNMGLIAGKRLPEVKKHGLKLLAFGLFTPLLFGSLGVLVGDFVGLSLGGVTLMGVLAGSASYIAAPAALKTSVPEANPSIYLGLSLGVTFPFNLIIGIPAYYEIAKWIQ, from the coding sequence ATGAACGAAATAATACTTCAAAATTTATTATCACCTGTTGTTTTGTTTTTTGTGTTAGGCATTCTTGCGGCGATCGTTAAATCAGATTTAAAGTTCCCCAATGGTTTAAGTGAAGGCTTAAGCATTTATTTATTAATTGCTATTGGAATAAAAGGAGGCATTGAACTTTCGCATTACTCTATAGAATCTGTACTGGCACCAATACTAGGAGCACTATTCTTAGGAATAATCATTCCTGTAGTTACGCTGGTTTTCATGAGAGTGATAAAAATGGATCTGAAAAACTCTATAGGATTAGCAGCCACTTATGGCTCAATCAGTATCGTTACCTATGGAGCTGCTATTACATTTCTGGATGAGAGCGGTACATCTTATGAAGGGTTTATGAATGCTTTGGTTGTCTTGATGGAGAGCCCGGCAATTTTAGTTTCTTTACTGTTATTAAAAATAGTAGAGAGCAAAAAAGACCTTTCGGTTTATTCCACCCGGAATTTAGGCTTTATCCCTGCATACTCAAACTTAATAGATAAAGAAGTACTAAGGGAAAGTATTTTTGGGAAAAGTATTTTGCTTCTTGTTGGCAGCCTGTTAATAGGCTGGGCGCTGGGTGAAAGTGCAGTCCCAATGGTTAAACCTTTATTTATAGACTTATACAGCAGTGTTTTGATTCTTTTCCTTTTAAATATGGGATTGATTGCAGGGAAACGCTTGCCAGAGGTTAAAAAGCACGGGTTGAAATTACTGGCATTTGGTTTGTTTACTCCACTTTTATTTGGCAGTTTAGGTGTGCTGGTAGGGGACTTTGTTGGCTTATCTTTAGGAGGAGTTACATTAATGGGAGTATTGGCTGGAAGTGCTTCATACATTGCGGCACCCGCAGCACTTAAAACTTCAGTGCCAGAAGCAAATCCATCTATATACCTAGGCTTATCTTTAGGGGTCACTTTTCCATTCAACTTAATAATTGGAATACCCGCCTATTATGAAATAGCAAAATGGATACAGTAA
- the argR gene encoding arginine repressor, giving the protein MKKEIRLNLISHLVSQHEIKTQEELCNILQQNGMSVTQATVSRDIRELKLVKVPAKNGHQKYDYSTSHEQSVKKKLQNRLKDALIKMEPIHYFVLIKTLPGHAHSFGSLLDALEFKGKVGTICGNDTCLVICSSPDGAEAFHKLLESYLDE; this is encoded by the coding sequence ATGAAGAAAGAAATCCGCTTGAATTTAATCTCGCATCTGGTTTCGCAGCATGAAATCAAAACACAGGAGGAGCTTTGTAACATTCTCCAGCAAAACGGAATGTCCGTTACTCAAGCAACTGTGTCGAGGGATATCAGGGAATTGAAACTAGTTAAAGTTCCAGCGAAAAATGGTCATCAAAAATATGATTATTCAACATCACATGAGCAGTCCGTCAAAAAAAAACTCCAGAATAGATTGAAAGATGCTCTAATCAAGATGGAGCCTATCCATTATTTTGTTTTAATTAAAACTCTGCCAGGTCATGCTCATTCCTTTGGAAGTTTGCTGGATGCCCTCGAGTTTAAGGGGAAGGTAGGAACGATTTGCGGAAATGATACTTGTCTCGTGATTTGTTCATCACCTGATGGTGCGGAAGCCTTCCATAAGTTACTTGAATCCTATCTCGATGAATAG
- a CDS encoding DUF305 domain-containing protein translates to MKPYLKFAGMVITSTIVMFMFKYWSTYKVDHVFFSETRAYMALLMGATMAIIMLIFMTHMLKNRKVNIGIAAGSIVVFFLSLFLLRSQTLVDDTDYMEAMIPHHSIAILTSERAEISDPRVRKLADEIIKAQEKEIAEMKVLIEDLDDEQ, encoded by the coding sequence ATGAAGCCTTATCTTAAATTTGCAGGAATGGTTATAACCTCGACAATTGTCATGTTCATGTTCAAATACTGGAGCACCTATAAAGTGGACCATGTATTTTTTAGCGAAACAAGGGCTTATATGGCCTTATTGATGGGTGCGACAATGGCAATCATCATGCTGATTTTTATGACGCATATGCTAAAAAACCGCAAAGTGAATATAGGAATTGCTGCGGGCAGTATAGTTGTATTTTTCCTGTCCCTATTCTTATTACGCAGCCAAACCCTTGTCGATGATACAGATTATATGGAAGCCATGATTCCTCACCATTCCATTGCGATTTTGACCAGTGAACGTGCCGAAATATCTGACCCGCGAGTGAGAAAGCTTGCCGATGAAATCATTAAGGCCCAAGAAAAAGAAATTGCAGAAATGAAAGTATTAATAGAAGACCTTGATGATGAACAATAA
- the arcA gene encoding arginine deiminase: MKLIADNTCQEKSLNKGKPPINVTSEIGRLRTVMLKRPGKEVENLVPEYLHRLLFDDIPYLPIIQKEHDFFAETLRSRGIEVLYLEQLFVEALTSEEIKIQFIDEMLRECHAHVNGASIVLKEYLLSFSTEQMVDKIMSGVLKKEIDSEKKTHLYEFMDDHYPFYLDPMPNLYFTRDPAASIGNGLTINKMREPARQRESLFMEYIIKYHPRFAGKDVPVWLDRDYPFSIEGGDELVLSKEVIAIGVSERTSAKAIEKLALNLFKKQASFKKVMAVEIPKCRAFMHLDTVFTMVDYDKFTIHPEILGPQGNLNIYILEKGVDEGTPKISFRTDLQEALKEVLGLDDIILIPCGGGDEIAASREQWNDGSNTLAIAPGVVVTYDRNYISNELLRKNGIEVLEIPSSELSRGRGGPRCMSMPIFREDI; the protein is encoded by the coding sequence ATGAAGCTGATCGCAGACAATACCTGTCAAGAAAAGTCTCTAAATAAGGGAAAGCCCCCCATCAATGTGACATCTGAAATAGGCAGGTTAAGAACAGTAATGCTTAAACGTCCTGGAAAAGAAGTAGAGAATCTTGTTCCAGAGTACCTTCACAGACTCTTATTCGATGATATACCTTATTTGCCAATAATACAAAAGGAACATGATTTTTTTGCAGAAACATTGAGAAGCAGAGGAATTGAAGTTCTGTATTTGGAGCAATTATTTGTAGAAGCCTTAACAAGTGAGGAAATTAAAATTCAATTTATTGATGAAATGCTGCGTGAATGCCATGCCCATGTAAATGGGGCCTCTATCGTATTGAAGGAATATTTACTTTCATTTTCGACAGAGCAAATGGTTGACAAAATTATGAGCGGAGTCCTCAAAAAAGAAATTGACTCTGAAAAAAAGACACATCTTTATGAATTTATGGATGATCACTATCCATTCTATTTGGACCCCATGCCTAACCTATATTTCACAAGAGACCCTGCAGCCAGCATCGGGAATGGGCTGACGATCAATAAGATGAGAGAGCCCGCAAGGCAACGTGAGTCATTGTTCATGGAATACATCATAAAATATCATCCTCGATTTGCTGGAAAAGATGTGCCTGTTTGGTTAGATCGTGATTATCCATTTTCAATTGAGGGTGGGGATGAGCTCGTTCTAAGCAAGGAAGTGATTGCGATTGGGGTTTCCGAGCGTACCTCTGCAAAAGCAATCGAGAAATTGGCGCTGAATCTTTTCAAGAAACAAGCATCTTTCAAAAAAGTGATGGCAGTTGAGATTCCAAAATGTCGGGCATTCATGCATCTTGACACTGTTTTTACAATGGTCGATTATGATAAATTCACGATTCATCCAGAAATACTAGGTCCGCAAGGAAACTTAAATATTTATATCCTTGAAAAAGGGGTGGATGAAGGTACTCCGAAAATTTCATTCCGCACAGATCTGCAGGAAGCGTTAAAGGAAGTATTGGGGCTTGATGACATTATCCTGATTCCATGTGGAGGGGGAGATGAGATTGCAGCATCCCGTGAGCAGTGGAATGATGGGTCTAATACACTTGCCATTGCACCAGGTGTTGTGGTTACGTACGACAGAAACTATATTTCAAATGAATTGCTGCGCAAGAACGGCATCGAAGTTCTTGAAATTCCAAGTTCAGAGCTTTCAAGGGGCCGTGGGGGTCCACGTTGTATGAGCATGCCAATCTTCCGTGAAGATATTTAA
- a CDS encoding DUF2294 domain-containing protein, giving the protein MKKSKGSVESDISKAITQWEKDYLGRGSVSVKTDILRDMVIVNLQGVLTPAEYSVCETKDGMLTVKKTRSELVESGLENLKEIIFANSEEKVKSFHSDISSRTGERVMVFKLYNDLEKKFS; this is encoded by the coding sequence ATGAAAAAGTCGAAAGGATCTGTTGAGTCTGATATAAGCAAGGCTATAACTCAGTGGGAAAAGGACTATCTTGGACGTGGCTCTGTTTCCGTTAAGACCGATATATTGCGGGATATGGTCATTGTGAATTTGCAAGGGGTCTTGACACCAGCTGAATATTCCGTTTGTGAAACAAAAGATGGAATGTTAACGGTAAAGAAAACGCGTTCGGAATTAGTGGAATCAGGCTTAGAAAACCTAAAAGAAATAATTTTTGCTAACAGCGAGGAAAAAGTAAAAAGTTTTCATAGTGATATAAGTTCACGTACAGGGGAACGAGTAATGGTATTTAAATTATATAACGACCTTGAGAAAAAATTTTCATGA